Part of the Zea mays cultivar B73 chromosome 4, Zm-B73-REFERENCE-NAM-5.0, whole genome shotgun sequence genome is shown below.
gaggagcatcgccgcggctgccaggttctgaccgacctcgctggatgcgggtggcggcctgaccctgacgtcgttggcgacgcggtgctggaaaccctggggcaggtgacgtatttcttcggccgagggctggcccgcccatacctgtccgacgtcccggcggatcgactcgagcgctcctgctccctcgtcgagcctggcctgcgccccgcggacttgctcgagctgtgggttgtgaccccccgccagaacggtgaccacagctagctcccgcgggatgtcggtgcgaggcaccggcctagggagatcaccgtcctctggcatgccgaggtggttgcctttggagggatcccctagctcgacgtggaaacattcgcggctcgggccgcagtcctcgtcgtcaaggctgcggctaccgtcggaacagtcggagaggcagtagtcacatgcggtcataaagtcccgcatggcactagggttgccaaacCCAGAGAAATCCCGACAGAtgatgggatcgtcatcttcctcggacccagagggtccgtaggtcgagacgtccgtcaatcggtcccaaggcgaccgcatacgaaaccccagaggggttgcactcgcctcaacgagagcgcccgccaaagcgaggtcgctaggcgggttgaggccgagtcgaaatgacgtaggatatgatgggaatcagtcagtaccttttgatcgacgaggagcgacatagtcacgtcggggattgATTGCgctgtcgtcttaggtacgagggcgacgtcctgcaggccctccgcgagcgcgctggcgtcgtccacttgctcgggattggcgtgtcgcggggggacggctcttgccttcgtctcaaacgcgaagtcgacgcccgacgcgccccccgttggggcgctggggacgtcgattcgctcgacagccgacgaagcgcggcctcccgcttggccttggttgccccgcctcctcctctgttggcgggggagaggacggggcgagctcgaatgtcgttcttccaccatgcggggaagatgtcgtcgattccgccgtcggcgggcgggttgtcggccgccattgtcgtcgtcgcgcggcggtggaaggagtatcatgtcgtagctgccgtcgagggacatgaactcaagactcccgaaacggagcaccgtctcgggttggagaggttgttggagactgcccatctggagcttgacgggaaactgctcgtcaacacgcagcgtgcccctacctggcgcgccaactgtcggcgtctcgagaccgggggtccctaaggccgacgagtgagtgtgccgcgtgccccagcccagatgggtcgagcgcgtgggcgagcgcgaaggggcgaagcgaggtggccagagacgggcgtgagagaggtggaaatcccgcggccttcgtgttcgtcccgcgcccaagtcgggtgcgcttgcagtagggggtttacaagcgtccacgcgggtgagggaagcgagcggccccaagagagcgcctgccccgtcctcgtccccgcgcggccaaccttctctaagaaggccccggtccttccttttataggcgtaaggagaggatccaggtgtacaatgggggtgtagcagagtgctacgtgtctagtgggggagagctagcgccctaagtacatgccaatgtggcagccggagagatcttggcaccctgctggtgtgatgtcgtggctgtcggaggagcaatggagcctggcggagggacagctgtcggagcggttgagtccttgctgacgtccccctgcttccgtaagggagctgagagccgccgtcgtcacagggctagcggggcaccatcattgcctatctggcggagctagccagatgggacaccggtcttgttctctgtggcccgagtcggctcggggtagagtgatgatggcgcttcctgtggacgtggcgggcctgtgccctaggtcgggcgacgtggaggctcctccgaagacgaggtcgagtctgtcttccatggccgaggccgagcccgagctcctgggtcgggcgaggcggaggttgttcggcagaggccagggcggagtccgagccctggggtcaggcgaagcggagttcgtcgtcttctggggctgagcccgagtccgagccctgggtcgggcggagcggagttcgccgtcttccgaggtcttagcccgtgtccgagccctgggtcgggcggagcggagttcgccgtcttccggggccttagcccgagtccgagccctgggtcgggcggagcggagttcgccgtctttcggggctttagcccgagtccgagccctaggtcgggcgaagcggagttcgccgtcttccggggctttagcccgagtccgagccctaggtcgggcggagcggagttcgccgtctttcggggctttagcccgagtccgagccctgggttgggcggagcggagttcgccgtcttccggggctgagcccgagtccgagccctgggtcgggcggagcttcctatggcgcctttggcaaggcctgactgcctgtcagtctcactctgtcaagtggcactgcagtcggagtggcgcaggcgacgctgtccttctgtcagaccagtcagtggagcggcgaagtgacggcggtcacttcggctctgccggagggcgcgtgtcaggataaaggtgtcaggccacctttgcgttaaatgctcctgcaactcggtcggtcggcgtggcgatttagtcagggctgcttcttagcgaaggcaaggcctcgggcgagccggagatgtgtccgccgttaaaagggggggcctcgggcgagacggaaacccctcggggtcggctgcccttgcccgaggctaggctcgggcgaggcgtgatcgagtcgctcgtatggactgatccctgacttaatcgcacccatcaggcctctgcagctttatgctgatgggggttaccagctgagaattaggcgtcttgagagtacccctaattatggtccccgacaaagccatatatgggtgacgaagatgagatcgagttgagaacgactccaattcaagaggagaaggatgatgaggacatcacttctatatatacaatgaatggaccgataaaacgatctcgtgcacgacagctaaatctccaggtacgttctaccctagtcaattgtgtttcagagcttacgcttggggtcatagatgttttgatgattaggtaccttggagaggaccaacaaGGACTTGAGAAAGGACAAGGTGTTGaggagcagcagcaagggcggccacaacaagaaggagatcaagtccgactcggctgcgactccatctcgggttccaggaccagtctgcactaaatggacgcccaggatgcatccggactccgattgcgacgaacttgatatggttggaaagataaggagattatctaaccaatccaactggttccaccctaaaattcatccggagtcaacaggaatcgtcgaaacaagtcagcgttcagattctgttttggtgctgcgacatcgcctgttgggccgtgtatcgcgtcggagcccattaggggcgagtctagAGGTCACGCACgcactaatactctatttattcagcagtcgCCGCCATATTTAGGTTtgagttttgcttagatcaattttgTCATCAAACAATATCGctgtcatcggtttgtgagaccccatcccgtaatcaatacaattttggttgcgtttctttcctgttcttgcttgtgttttttattacgcttgcagggataagccttcgtggtgaggtcattcgtgtgtcacgggtgataaccaacggagccgtggtgtagtgattgcgaggaaccgttcgctcgtagccttggatcatcaacgtcgagatctccactcaatcgagttatcgtatctcactgaagatcgggccgcgtctactatcatatgtgctatatttcgggGTATGAGTTCGAGTTCGGTTCCTAACctttaaaacccgaatagaccgaataacCCGAGATATTAAAAAGCTCTTAATATGTAATGttattattatatgatttatgaacttattagctaaaaataatgatatcatcttaaagatagtatatatatctttgtatgctaatttttatagtcacttgttgtaataatagtacttttaattaattattcgttatatatattttaacaaaaCATACTAATCTCTCTACAATTTGGGTCGattcggtggaccgaatagaccgaaccgaaattgTGAGTCTATTCAGGTTTGATTTCtatttttttttgaaaatttCGGTTTTCATTTTTCACAACCCGAAATTtcacaaacccgaatagaccgaaccaaaTTACCCGACCGAATGACCAGCCCTAATCTAGACAATGCCAGTTTACCAATGGAGAAATAATGCACGCTGTTTCACGTACTCTCTCAAGTTTAGGGTAGCCTTTTATTGCAAATACCTTACTCCCATGGTTTCCCTGTGAAAAGCTTTTAGATAACATGTTACAATAATGAAAAAAGCTTTTGCACCTTCGCTAAAAGGTTACCATGAACACTCTCTGTATCACTGTTTTTGAATCGGTCGAATATTTGAGTTTCCCTTTGCTCAGCAATGCTCTGAAAGAAATGTTTCAGATACTCCATCTGTTCTAATTTATAGTTCGTTTGACGGGTTCGTCTTATTaaaaaaattcataataattattattttttactatgatatcgtcTACTCTATAATATAATTAAAGCCTAGCTTTAaattttttttgcaaaaaaatgAATAAAATGAGATGGTCAAACTTTGTAAAAaatcaaacgaattataaattagaACAGAAGGAGTATTACATAAAAGCTTGTGCGTTTTCCACAGTGATTTTGAGCGACCTTATTGATCTTATCTGAAAGATACTCATCCGTCGCGCTCATCTTTTGCTGGTTGAACCAAAGAGCCCACTAATGGAAAAAAACAACACGCAAATTCTTGTTCCAGAACATTTCCAAAACATATATCACAAGTCCAAATCCTAAAGCAGAAACAAGCCAATTTCTGAGATGTTTTATCTTATACCACAAAACAAAATAATGAAATTCCATCAGAAAAAGCTTCAGTAAACGTGTACCGGGCCGAAACGTCCCGAGCCCATGGGCGAAGCCCAACAAGCGGCCCAGCACGAAACGTCGGAGCCCTAGCGAAAATCCTCAGCGCCGCCGCGCACTATAAGTAGCGCCTCCAAACCCTAGGCTGCTACGCGCTTCCTCTCGCCCTcgctcctccgccgccgccgccgccgcatcaAGCCCCCGCCCCGCCGTCGCCTGAGGTAGACACCAATCCGCCGCCATGGGGCGTATGCACAGCCGCGGGTAACCCTCCCGTCCTCGTCCTCGTAACACTGGTGCTATTGCTTCTAGTGTGGTGAATCTGTGTGCTGATGGCGGCTGCGTGGCTCCGTGACGCAGGAAGGGTATCTCATCGTCGGCGCTTCCCTACAAGAGGACGCCTCCTACCTGGCTCAAGACCGCTGCCTCCGACGTGAGAGCCTTCTCCTCTCCTTCGACTCCATTGCATTCGGCCGTCGTCTGGTTCCGCTATTGTTGGGATTGCGGATTTGGTTCGCTGACGTGTGTTCATCGCCTGGTAGGTGGAGGAGATGATCACAAAGGCAGCGAAGAAGGGACAGATGCCGTCGCAGATCGGCGTCCTGCTCCGTGACCAGCACGGTATCCCCCTTGTCAAGAGCGTCACCGGCAGCAAGATCCTCCGCATCCTCAAGGCCCATGGTGAGAACTACATCCCTATCGCTCGATTCACATGTTGCCAGTGGCGAAGCCTGAGGTACAGTGAGTGTGAGGCTGGCAAATCTAAACCTTCATCAGGAAAATATACCAAGATACGGAAGCATCCTTTATAGAATTGCAAAACCAGGAGGGGTCATGGCCCTAATGAAGCTCCACCTCGGCTTGTCGGTATTTTGTGATTTGTACTGTAATCATGTTTCATGTGCACGTGTAGGGCTGGCACCAGAAATCCCCGAGGACCTGTACTTCCTCATCAAGAAGGCGGTGGCGATAAGGAAGCACCTTGAGAGGAACAGGAAGGACAAAGACTCTAAATTCAGGCTCATTCTTGTGGAGAGCAGGATCCACCGCCTTGCCCGCTACTACAAGCGCACAAAGAAGCTTCCACCCACCTGGAAGTAGTAAGTCAACCAGAACCCATTCCTTGCCTCAACCATGGAGTTGCGAACTGTCAGTTATCTTGGTGATTTGTATCATGTGTTTGATGTGAGAGTCAATGTGCACCAATACTACATAGGAGCTGTTCTAGACACATTAGTTGTGTGTGGTATGCTTTTATTCTAATCAACTGAAGCTAGATATGCATATCATGGGCTCTGTTGTATCTACAAGGGCGGAGGTTTAGGCAATCGTGTTTACTATTTCACTGTTGTTCTGATTGTAGTCTTTGTGAGCACCAGATAAATTGTCAAAATACATACTATTTGACTTTAATGCTAGCTTAGACATGTTGAAGTGTGCTTATGTGTTAGTGGGGATTGACACATTTTTGTTGTCTATTACACTGGTACACTGCTTGTATTCATTCTGAATACTTAACATTAGTGGGGACTGACACAGTTTTGCTGTCTATTACACCGGTACACTGCTTGTATTCATTCTGAATACTTAACATCGACAAAGTACAATTGACTTTCCTTAAAATACTATTAGCAGGTAGTGTCCTTGTCCCTGGAATATAACATGTGTTGATGAGGGTTTGTTGTAAAATCATTAGTGGTATGATGTATACAAGTACAGATGTTGAGTTGAGTAAAGATTACTGGTTTTGCAGAGCTACATTTGTATTAACTTGGACTAAACTGTAAACTTAGACTGTGAGGCTAAATTTGCTATGCTCTGTGAATAGAGTGAAACATCCCATTCTGATTAATTCAGTTATCGAACTGTTATTTACTAAATATTGATTACACACATACTGCACCTCAACTGTTGTCTGTTTGAATTTTAATTGCTTTTGGATCTTGTTGCATATATGACTGACCTTGTTTCCTTGTTTTTGTGCAGTGAGTCAACCACAGCGAGCACTCTGGTGGCCTAAGTGTGGTATCCTCCGACAGCTTGTTCTAGATATGAATTTgtgtaatgcttcttatgtctcGATCCGGTTAAATGGACAACGGACCTCATCTTTTTTTATGTTTACCTTGAGAATCCCGTAAACCATTTTGGGGTTTTGAATTGTCTGTTAAACGTAACATGCATATGTTTTGAAGCCTAGGGTGAGCTTTTACTTCACCATCACTTATTATTGTTGCTTGTTCATACGTGGCATGGTTTTTTTGGTTATTATATGACTAAAATGTCCACTTTGATCGCACATACCAGATGTGTTTTTTCTCGAAATATATGCATAAGACCAATCTGCACGCATTTGTAAACGGTGTTTTAATCGTCAGAAACCCTATGCCTGACGCACGCTCAAATTTACGCTAATTTGTCATGGACATGGCTGCTCGGCCTTTTTTTAGAGAACAGGAGGGGGCTTACTGAAAATTTTATTTAAACTAGAAAGAAAACATTGTTTAGAACAAACAAATAGACGGATTACAGAAGGTTCTACTGCCATTGCTGAAGCCATGTCGGGATGGCAGAATCGAATCTATCTAGAGCTCTATGAGTGACTAGGAGTAATTCTTTTGCAAACTCATGCTTGCATTGTTGCACCGTTGGATCTTTGTTCTGAAAAAGCCAAGTATTACGATACTTCTAAATGCTTTAGGTCATGAGAATAATGATCTCCATATAGAAGGGAACATTGAGTTGCTGTTTTAGATTTGCCGCAGCCTCCTCTGGATTAGCAATTCTAGGGGGTATCAAACCGATTGAATTCCAGCAGTTGCACCTGAGGAAGAGATGATAAAGAGTTTCCTCCTTCTGCCAGATGTAGTTCTCGCAGGTGTAAGACTCAAGTGTCATGTTTTTCCTCCTTAGCATATTCCTTGTGTTGAGTCTGTTTTTTAACCATAGCCAATAAAAGACTTTATCTTTTGGTTGACATTTATTTTTCCAAAGCGATATGAAAATCTCATGAACTTGAGACTGACCCATCAAATGCCTATAAGTGTTTTTCGTAGAGAAAATTTCAGATCCCAAATGAGCTTCCAAGTGTCCTTTGCGTTGGTCACCGTGATTTGTTCCCAAGCCTCATTTAATTCAAGATACTGTTCGTAGGCTTGCACAGACAGAGGAAGCTGAAAAATCTCAAAGGAATTATCTTTTTGCTTAGCTTCTTTGATAGAGAGTTTGCTGTTGCAGGCAAAAGAAAATAATTCCGGATATTGCTGAGCCGGGATGCCCTTATTCCACAGATCTCCCTAGAAAAGAATCCCATCACGATACAAATGCAGCTAAGTTCATATGGTGTCGACGAATATGAATGCAGCTGAGTTCGACGAATATGAATGCAGCTGAGTTCAAATTGGTTTAGCAACATTCTGATCATTGTGTATACGATCGTGTAAAAATAGAAGGTGAGATAGCAGAGATGCTAGAGATAGCCTTAGAAACCATTTTCAACACcttctaagggctagtttgaaaaCTCAAATCCTTCAAGATTGAAGGGGATTGGagggaaaattagtttatttttatcTCAATTCCCTCCAATCTCGAAGGGGATTTGAGGTTACTAAAGTAGCCTTAAAGGGTTATATTCTAAATTTATTGGACGATGGCCTCCTTTGCCTCCAACAATCGACGCTACAAGATCTGCTAAACTATAGCGTGTAATGGACGCTAAAAGTAGGGATGGCGACAGGTTTAAAACCCGCGGGTACAGAGATTACAAACCCGTACCCGCGAGATTAATGTTAAACTTGTACCCGCTACCCGCGACGGGTAGTGTATGTTACCCAAACCCGCTACCCGCGGGTTTATGGCACCCGCGGGCACAATcatataataaatatttattaaactGATAAAAACCTGTACTGATCTTAGCCAAAAGTTCTACGAGTTTCTTGACACATGTAGTCTTCTTTTATATCATTTGATTGGCGCCGCTCGCTCAAAGCTTTCGGGGTGGCACTAAATTGAGATGCATGTGCTCTACAGTCTACACAGACACACAATGCACACCACACATACGCAGGCATGGGCGCTCGACGCAAACTGTTTTAATAGCAGGGCACAGTGGAAATGTGTTTGCTGTTGCCAAGGGCCAAGGCCCATTAGCTAGCTACCAAAGGCCGTGAGGAGGGGACTGGGCGGACGCTTCCTGTTTCACGCTGAGGCCGTGACGAGGGGGTTGTGTGCACGGGGCCATGAAGCCACAGAGAAAGTCGTCATATTATACACACACACGGGTATGCGGGTTTGCGGGCACGGGTATAACATTTTCATACCCACGAGAAAAAATCCGTCGGGTTGAGAATCAAACCCGTACCCACGGGTACAAACTCACACCCAAACCCGCAccctatagggtttttacccgcgGGCACGCGGGTAAAATGTGCATGTTGCCATCCCTAGCTAAAAGGTTCGCTCGTGTATTTGTCATCAAATCTAGCGAACAATTGGAGAGTTCTGCGTTGTGGTAGTTGTCTTCCAGCGCTCCCATCTCGGTGGGGATAGCCAGCGTAGCCCGCGTGTCACAGAGATGGCGCTATACATAGCGTGTATTTGTCATTGTTATGAAAGATAAGCAGCTGCTGATTGCTTCCAACCGACGTTCTCCAAGGGACGTGCCCCTTGCACGATCTCCACGTAGAACATGGTCAACTGACCCATTGGCCTCCTCCTCTCAGTGTCTCCTTCACTTGTATAAATACCGTTGCAATAAAGAATAAAGAACACATGGATTTTGTTCACTGTTCATTCTCGCACACCAGTTTTACTTTTCATCACGTCATCAGCACTTGCTTTCACAAAAAGAGCAAAGGCCAGAGAAGACAACCGGAGGCAAGAAAGTTCTCCATAGAAGCAAAACAATCATCGGGTACGCGATGATCTACAAAGATCTTTTTGTTGCCCTTCTTACCTTCATCCTTCGGTTTTTGAACGGTGGCCATCGTCGCCGGTGAGGTGCTGACCTTGTCGCACGTCGCCTTCTACGTGCTGCGCATCGACATGGACGCCGCTATGCCAAGAAGCGCCACAAGAAGGATGCCCGAGCCACACTTGACCCTAAGCATGTCCGCCAGACCGGTGGTGATCCTGGCGCTGGACCCAGCAACGCCGCAGCACCGTCGCAGCAACCGCCAGCGCCACGTCAAGACCGATGGATGCATCCTCCATCGCCTTCGCCGGAGCGGGTTGCAGAGCGGTTGCGTGAGTCCGAGACCCAGCAACCGCTCCGTCCGATGCGGTACTGCCCCCTCCATGGATGGGGGCCGTGTCCTGCTCGCCAACCGTGGGTT
Proteins encoded:
- the LOC542726 gene encoding small ribosomal subunit protein uS15 → MGRMHSRGKGISSSALPYKRTPPTWLKTAASDVEEMITKAAKKGQMPSQIGVLLRDQHGIPLVKSVTGSKILRILKAHGLAPEIPEDLYFLIKKAVAIRKHLERNRKDKDSKFRLILVESRIHRLARYYKRTKKLPPTWKYESTTASTLVA